In Pollutimonas sp. M17, a single genomic region encodes these proteins:
- a CDS encoding cbb3-type cytochrome c oxidase subunit I, translated as MNTITLLLLTFILSVTGLFVFIWSLRHHLFDDNPAAANVIFSEGEIGKIEEPAATADQHRALQEAVDATHAPAADAARDARMAVELAQRVQADRSTAYVTFVFLACAVVWLIFASTAGLISSIKLHQPDFLTDYAWLTFGRIRTLHLNAVAYGWAPMAAFGIAIWTLPRLLKTELMGGRFAILGAMLWNAALIAGLGSIAAGFNDGLEWLEIPWQIDILFVIGGALIGLPLVFTLQNRKVKHLYVSIWYMGAALFWFPILFLVGNLPGVHFGVEQATMNWWFGHNVLGLFYTPVALASVYYFLPKIIGRPIQSYNLSLLGFWALAFFYGQVGGHHLVGGPVPSWLITLSIVQSMMMIVPVLAFSVNQHLTMRHHFKTLIYSPTLRFIVLGGMMYTLSSVQGSFEALRSINTVTHFTHFTVAHAHLGLYGFFSLVMFGAIYFVMPRVMSWEWPYPKLIALHFWLVVVGFGIYFIGLSIGGWLQGVAMLDASRSFMESVRVTIPYLEARSVGGAVMTLGHLVFAVHFVTMALRYGRKRVGPALFHKRSADPMATPVAVEA; from the coding sequence ATGAACACCATCACCCTATTGTTACTGACATTCATTCTTTCCGTCACGGGCCTGTTCGTTTTCATCTGGTCGCTGCGCCATCATCTTTTCGACGACAACCCCGCCGCGGCCAACGTGATATTTTCCGAAGGCGAGATCGGCAAGATCGAGGAGCCCGCCGCCACGGCGGATCAGCACCGCGCGCTGCAAGAAGCCGTGGATGCCACGCATGCCCCCGCCGCCGACGCGGCGCGCGACGCGCGCATGGCGGTGGAGCTGGCCCAGCGCGTGCAGGCGGACCGGTCGACCGCCTACGTGACTTTCGTCTTCCTGGCCTGTGCCGTGGTGTGGCTGATCTTCGCATCGACCGCCGGGCTGATCAGTTCGATCAAGCTGCACCAGCCCGATTTCCTGACGGACTATGCTTGGCTGACGTTCGGCCGCATACGGACCCTGCACTTGAACGCCGTGGCTTACGGCTGGGCGCCCATGGCGGCCTTCGGCATTGCCATATGGACCTTGCCGCGCCTGCTGAAAACGGAGCTCATGGGCGGCCGTTTCGCGATCCTGGGCGCCATGCTGTGGAATGCGGCGCTGATCGCGGGGCTGGGCAGCATCGCCGCGGGTTTCAACGACGGGCTGGAGTGGCTGGAAATTCCCTGGCAGATCGACATCCTGTTCGTCATAGGCGGGGCGCTGATCGGCCTGCCCCTGGTCTTCACGCTGCAGAACCGCAAGGTGAAACACCTGTACGTTTCGATCTGGTACATGGGCGCGGCGCTGTTCTGGTTCCCCATCCTGTTCCTGGTGGGCAACCTGCCGGGCGTGCATTTCGGGGTGGAGCAGGCCACCATGAACTGGTGGTTCGGGCACAATGTGCTGGGCCTGTTCTACACGCCGGTGGCTCTGGCGTCGGTGTATTACTTCCTGCCCAAGATCATCGGCCGCCCCATACAGTCGTACAACCTGTCGCTGCTGGGCTTCTGGGCGCTGGCCTTCTTCTATGGGCAGGTGGGCGGCCATCACCTGGTGGGCGGCCCGGTGCCCAGCTGGCTCATCACGCTGTCCATCGTGCAGAGCATGATGATGATCGTCCCGGTGCTGGCGTTCTCGGTCAATCAGCATTTGACCATGCGGCACCATTTCAAGACGCTGATCTATTCGCCCACGCTGCGTTTCATCGTGCTGGGCGGGATGATGTACACGCTCAGTTCGGTGCAGGGTTCCTTCGAGGCCCTGCGCAGCATCAATACGGTCACCCATTTCACGCACTTTACGGTGGCCCATGCCCATCTTGGGCTATACGGATTCTTCTCGCTGGTGATGTTCGGCGCCATCTATTTCGTGATGCCCCGCGTGATGTCCTGGGAATGGCCTTATCCGAAGCTGATCGCCCTGCATTTCTGGCTGGTCGTGGTGGGCTTCGGCATCTACTTCATCGGCCTGAGCATAGGGGGATGGCTGCAGGGCGTGGCCATGCTGGATGCCTCGCGCTCCTTCATGGAATCGGTGCGCGTGACCATTCCTTATCTGGAGGCGCGCTCGGTGGGCGGGGCGGTCATGACGCTGGGCCACCTGGTGTTTGCAGTGCACTTCGTCACCATGGCGTTGCGCTATGGCCGCAAGCGGGTGGGCCCGGCCTTGTTCCATAAACGATCCGCCGATCCCATGGCGACGCCTGTGGCGGTGGAGGCCTGA
- a CDS encoding dihydrofolate reductase family protein yields the protein MTRVRVEGFTISLDGYGAGPKQDIDNPLGIGGTDLHQWLLPTRTFQRALFGNDGGTVGIDDDFAARGFQNVGAWILGRNMFGPIRGDWSDTSWKGWWGDNPPYHVPAFVLTHHARPSIEMEGGTTFHFITGGIHEALDRARKAADGMDVRIGGGPDTIRQYLREGLIDELHIAIAPVLLGQGESLYEGIDLRALGYECVESVASEKATHVVLQRLGQ from the coding sequence ATGACACGAGTTCGCGTTGAGGGCTTCACCATTTCGCTCGACGGATACGGGGCGGGTCCGAAGCAAGACATCGACAATCCACTCGGCATTGGCGGAACGGATCTGCATCAATGGCTGCTTCCAACACGCACGTTCCAGCGGGCCTTGTTCGGCAACGATGGCGGCACGGTCGGGATTGACGACGATTTCGCCGCCCGCGGCTTTCAGAATGTTGGCGCCTGGATTCTTGGAAGGAATATGTTCGGCCCCATTCGCGGAGACTGGTCGGACACCAGCTGGAAAGGCTGGTGGGGAGACAATCCACCGTATCACGTTCCAGCCTTCGTCTTGACCCACCATGCCCGGCCATCCATCGAGATGGAAGGCGGCACCACGTTCCACTTCATAACGGGCGGCATACACGAAGCGCTGGACCGCGCACGCAAGGCTGCCGACGGAATGGACGTGCGGATCGGCGGTGGGCCGGACACAATACGACAGTATCTACGCGAAGGCCTCATAGATGAACTGCACATTGCCATCGCGCCGGTCCTGCTCGGCCAAGGAGAATCGCTGTACGAAGGGATCGACTTGCGGGCTTTGGGATACGAATGCGTTGAATCCGTAGCGTCGGAGAAAGCCACGCATGTCGTACTACAGCGCCTGGGACAATAG
- a CDS encoding dihydrofolate reductase, with protein MPTPTIQLVVAYSRNRVIGRDNALPWRLPSDLAHFKRTTLGNPIIMGRNTWESLGRPLPGRPNLVVSRNLAYQAEGATTFSTLEGALAACGTADKACVIGGEQLFRHALDLADEIIATEIHADIAGDTYFPALDPALWQEAERLPQAEENGLAFDFVRYTRRPGA; from the coding sequence ATGCCTACGCCCACCATCCAGCTCGTCGTCGCTTATTCCCGCAACCGCGTCATAGGGCGCGACAACGCACTGCCCTGGCGGCTGCCTTCCGACCTGGCGCACTTCAAGCGCACGACCCTGGGGAATCCCATCATCATGGGCCGCAATACCTGGGAGTCGCTGGGCAGGCCCCTGCCCGGCCGTCCCAACCTGGTCGTCAGCCGGAACCTCGCCTACCAAGCCGAAGGCGCCACGACGTTTTCAACGCTGGAAGGCGCGCTTGCCGCCTGCGGCACGGCCGACAAGGCCTGCGTCATCGGCGGCGAGCAGCTGTTCCGCCATGCCCTGGACCTGGCCGATGAAATCATCGCCACGGAAATCCACGCGGACATCGCCGGCGACACCTACTTTCCCGCCCTGGATCCCGCCTTGTGGCAAGAAGCCGAGCGGCTGCCGCAGGCCGAGGAAAACGGCCTGGCTTTCGATTTCGTCCGCTATACGCGGCGGCCCGGCGCGTAG
- the coq7 gene encoding 2-polyprenyl-3-methyl-6-methoxy-1,4-benzoquinone monooxygenase, which translates to MDKPSTLPTPSGFSRRMSVLDRIFSELGRAVQVLDGSVHAGRPNPAGKPPLSADESAALSQAEQKHAAGLMRVNHVGEICAQALYRGQALFCRDASIRQVLHRAAAEEVDHLVWCRDRLHELQSRPSLLNPLWYAGSFSLGVLASRAGVGKNLGFMAETEKQVEQHLDRHLSDLPAADTRSRDIVTQMRDDEISHRNTAETHGAHKLPKPVQLAMKAMSKVMTTTAYRL; encoded by the coding sequence ATGGACAAGCCAAGCACATTGCCGACCCCTTCGGGTTTTTCGCGCCGCATGAGCGTGCTGGACCGGATTTTCTCCGAACTGGGGCGCGCTGTTCAGGTGCTGGATGGCTCGGTTCATGCAGGGCGGCCCAACCCCGCCGGCAAGCCGCCGCTGTCGGCCGACGAGTCGGCTGCTTTGTCGCAGGCCGAGCAGAAACACGCGGCCGGCCTGATGCGGGTAAACCATGTGGGTGAAATATGCGCGCAGGCCCTGTATCGTGGGCAGGCCCTGTTTTGCCGCGATGCATCAATCCGCCAAGTCCTGCATCGGGCGGCTGCGGAGGAGGTGGACCATCTTGTGTGGTGCCGCGATCGCCTGCACGAGCTCCAAAGCCGTCCCAGCCTGTTGAACCCGCTCTGGTATGCGGGCTCGTTTTCGCTGGGCGTGCTGGCCAGCCGGGCGGGCGTAGGCAAGAACCTGGGCTTCATGGCCGAGACGGAAAAGCAGGTCGAGCAGCATCTGGATCGGCATTTGAGCGACCTGCCTGCCGCGGATACGCGTTCACGCGACATCGTTACGCAGATGCGCGACGACGAGATCAGCCACCGCAATACGGCCGAGACGCACGGTGCCCATAAATTGCCCAAGCCCGTCCAGCTGGCCATGAAGGCAATGTCCAAAGTGATGACGACCACCGCCTATCGGCTCTAG
- a CDS encoding MraY family glycosyltransferase, whose product MVGGLIVASERWHGMFTGDSDMNKPQATHSRAAPRVGGLAVLAGSLAGLLVLGPSNMTLTWLWPVLFIAAMPVFVAGLLEDITKDVGSGKRLLAAFASAAIAWWLLGGVSRVGLSWADWILSFWPVSLLFTMIAVGGCTHALNIVDGMNGLAGMIATLMALSLALVALQVQDIPIFLISAALASATLGFLVWNFPFGRVFLGDGGAYFLGFMLAELAVQLVVRNPSVSPFYALAVLFYPVFETLFSIWRRRFKRGTPVDQPDALHLHQLVFRRLVRATFSRDRRHSVPALCNAMTSPYLWVLALIGLVPATIWWDNAWALCISLLVFSLVYLWLYSRLVSWRRPAWLLLPSLGRDNRRK is encoded by the coding sequence ATGGTGGGCGGACTGATTGTCGCCTCCGAACGCTGGCACGGGATGTTCACCGGCGATTCCGACATGAACAAGCCGCAAGCCACCCACTCGCGCGCCGCTCCGCGTGTCGGCGGGCTGGCCGTGCTGGCCGGCAGCCTGGCGGGCCTGCTTGTGCTGGGCCCCAGCAATATGACGCTGACCTGGCTGTGGCCGGTGTTGTTCATCGCGGCGATGCCGGTGTTCGTGGCGGGCCTGCTGGAAGACATCACCAAGGACGTCGGTTCCGGAAAGCGCCTGTTGGCGGCTTTTGCATCCGCCGCCATTGCCTGGTGGCTATTGGGCGGCGTTTCGCGCGTGGGCCTGTCCTGGGCCGACTGGATACTTTCATTCTGGCCGGTGTCCTTGCTGTTCACCATGATCGCGGTGGGGGGCTGCACGCATGCCTTGAACATCGTCGACGGCATGAACGGGCTGGCGGGCATGATCGCAACCCTGATGGCCTTGTCGCTGGCGCTGGTCGCCCTGCAAGTGCAGGATATTCCCATCTTCCTGATTTCCGCCGCGCTGGCGTCGGCCACCCTAGGCTTTCTGGTCTGGAATTTTCCTTTCGGCCGCGTCTTCCTGGGCGATGGCGGAGCCTATTTCCTGGGCTTCATGCTGGCCGAACTGGCGGTCCAGCTTGTGGTGCGCAACCCCAGCGTTTCGCCTTTCTATGCGCTGGCCGTGCTGTTCTACCCGGTCTTCGAAACCCTGTTTTCAATCTGGCGCCGCCGTTTCAAGCGCGGCACGCCCGTCGACCAGCCCGATGCGCTGCACCTGCACCAGTTGGTTTTCCGGCGCCTGGTCCGGGCCACGTTCAGCCGCGACCGGCGTCATTCGGTGCCGGCCCTGTGCAATGCCATGACTTCGCCCTACTTGTGGGTGCTGGCCCTGATCGGCCTCGTGCCCGCGACGATCTGGTGGGACAATGCCTGGGCCCTGTGCATCAGCCTGCTGGTTTTTTCCCTGGTCTACCTGTGGCTGTATTCCCGCCTGGTTTCGTGGCGGCGCCCCGCGTGGTTGTTATTGCCTTCGCTCGGGCGCGATAATCGTCGCAAGTAG
- a CDS encoding thymidylate synthase, with protein sequence MHQYEDFMRHVYEHGIAKTDRTGTGTRSVFGHQMRFDLAEGFPLITTKKLHTKSIFIELLWFLRGDSNVRWLQEQGVSIWNEWADENGDLGPVYGVQWRSWPTPNGGHIDQISQLLDQIRQNPDSRRLIVSAWNVAEIPNMALPPCHAFFQFYVADGKLSCQLYQRSADIFLGVPFNIASYALLTHLVAQQCGLDVGDFIWTGGDCHLYSNHLEQVELQLSREPHPYPKLNIKRKPDSIFDYRYEDFEIVDYEAHPHIKAPVAV encoded by the coding sequence ATGCATCAGTACGAAGATTTCATGCGCCATGTCTACGAACATGGCATCGCCAAGACCGACAGGACCGGAACGGGGACGCGTTCGGTCTTCGGCCATCAGATGCGCTTCGACCTTGCCGAAGGCTTCCCCCTGATCACCACCAAGAAGCTGCACACCAAAAGCATTTTCATCGAACTGCTGTGGTTCCTGCGCGGCGATTCGAACGTGCGCTGGCTGCAGGAGCAAGGCGTCAGCATCTGGAATGAATGGGCCGACGAAAACGGCGACCTGGGGCCGGTCTACGGCGTGCAATGGCGGTCCTGGCCCACGCCCAATGGCGGGCACATCGACCAGATATCCCAGTTGCTGGACCAGATTCGCCAGAACCCCGATTCGCGCCGCCTGATCGTCTCGGCCTGGAACGTGGCCGAGATACCTAATATGGCCCTGCCGCCCTGCCATGCCTTTTTCCAGTTCTATGTGGCCGACGGCAAGCTTTCCTGCCAGTTGTACCAACGCAGCGCCGACATCTTCCTGGGCGTGCCCTTCAATATCGCCAGCTACGCCTTGCTGACCCATCTGGTGGCGCAGCAATGCGGCCTGGACGTGGGCGACTTCATCTGGACGGGCGGCGACTGCCACCTGTACAGCAATCACCTGGAACAGGTCGAGCTGCAACTGTCGCGCGAACCCCATCCCTATCCCAAGCTGAACATCAAGCGCAAGCCCGATTCCATCTTCGACTACCGCTACGAGGACTTCGAGATCGTGGACTATGAAGCGCACCCGCACATCAAGGCGCCCGTCGCCGTCTGA
- a CDS encoding c-type cytochrome, producing MSDTSKKIEAQQREMPEPYEGNRPIPWLVIIIVAGIFAWAIGYIGFTHQTNPPSYGDRRTAADFKVAASAAGGKVDGAQIYTAQCLACHQAGGQGLPGVFPPLAGSEWVNGKATLAVQIVLHGITGDLTVGGTHYNGQMPTFKDKLDDAQIAAVVSHIRGSFGNLAGPVDAATVKAEREATAAHTQPWNGDAELEALK from the coding sequence ATGTCAGACACTTCCAAGAAAATCGAAGCCCAGCAGCGGGAGATGCCGGAGCCTTATGAAGGCAACCGGCCCATTCCCTGGCTGGTCATCATCATCGTTGCCGGTATCTTTGCATGGGCCATCGGCTACATCGGCTTCACGCATCAGACCAATCCGCCGTCCTACGGCGATCGCCGCACGGCGGCGGATTTCAAGGTGGCGGCGAGCGCAGCGGGCGGAAAGGTGGATGGAGCCCAGATCTATACCGCGCAATGCCTGGCCTGTCACCAGGCCGGCGGCCAGGGGCTGCCCGGCGTATTCCCGCCATTGGCAGGTTCGGAATGGGTCAATGGCAAGGCCACACTGGCGGTGCAGATCGTCCTGCATGGCATTACGGGCGACCTGACGGTGGGCGGCACGCATTACAACGGCCAGATGCCCACGTTCAAGGACAAACTGGACGACGCGCAGATCGCCGCGGTGGTCAGCCATATACGCGGCAGCTTCGGCAACTTGGCGGGGCCCGTCGATGCGGCCACGGTCAAGGCCGAGCGTGAGGCGACGGCCGCTCATACCCAGCCCTGGAACGGCGATGCCGAGCTGGAGGCGCTGAAATAG
- a CDS encoding aspartate aminotransferase family protein, translated as MPFTANRQFKQQPRLLTRAKGMYYYADDGHEILDGTSGLWCVNAGHGRQEIVDAISRQTAELDYAPSFQLGHDISFRAASAVAALMPAGMDRIFFTNSGSESVDTALKIALAYHRARGEGQRTRLIGRERGYHGVGFGGISVGGISPNRKMFSGALLPGVDHLPHTHDLSRNAYSRGQPAWGDHLADELERIVALHDASTIAAVIVEPLAGSTGVLIPPKGYLERLRAITEKHGILLIFDEVITGFGRLGAATASGFLGVTPDLITLAKGISNASVPAGAVAVKREIHDTIVNASASGIEFFHGYTYSGHPLAMAAIIAALDIYEREQLFKRAAGLAKAFEDAAHRLEGARHVVDVRNLGLVAGIELTPRPGAPGARAAEVFAKCFDQGLMVRYTGDILAISPPLIIEEGQIAEIFGKIGDVLKTVD; from the coding sequence ATGCCCTTCACGGCGAACCGCCAGTTCAAGCAGCAGCCTCGACTGCTGACCCGGGCCAAAGGCATGTACTACTACGCGGACGACGGCCACGAGATCCTGGATGGAACGTCGGGCCTGTGGTGCGTGAACGCAGGGCATGGACGCCAGGAAATCGTCGACGCCATTTCACGCCAAACCGCCGAGCTGGACTATGCGCCCAGCTTCCAGCTGGGCCACGACATCTCCTTCCGCGCCGCCTCGGCCGTGGCGGCGCTGATGCCCGCCGGCATGGACCGCATCTTTTTCACCAACTCGGGCTCGGAGTCCGTCGACACCGCGCTAAAGATCGCCCTGGCCTACCATCGCGCCCGCGGCGAGGGCCAGCGCACCCGCCTCATCGGCCGCGAGCGCGGCTACCACGGCGTGGGCTTCGGCGGCATTTCGGTGGGCGGCATCTCGCCCAACCGCAAGATGTTCTCCGGCGCCCTGCTGCCCGGCGTGGATCACCTGCCACATACGCACGACCTGTCGCGCAATGCCTATTCGCGCGGACAGCCCGCCTGGGGCGACCATCTGGCCGACGAGCTTGAACGCATCGTCGCCCTGCACGATGCCTCCACCATCGCCGCCGTCATCGTCGAGCCGCTGGCCGGCTCCACCGGCGTGCTGATACCGCCAAAAGGCTATCTGGAAAGGCTGCGCGCCATCACCGAGAAACACGGCATCTTGCTGATTTTCGACGAGGTGATCACGGGTTTCGGCCGCCTGGGCGCGGCCACCGCCAGCGGGTTCCTGGGCGTCACCCCAGACCTGATCACCCTGGCAAAAGGCATCAGCAACGCCAGCGTCCCCGCCGGCGCCGTGGCCGTGAAGCGGGAAATCCACGACACCATCGTGAATGCGTCGGCCAGTGGCATCGAGTTTTTCCATGGCTATACCTATTCGGGGCATCCATTGGCCATGGCGGCCATCATTGCGGCCCTGGACATCTATGAGCGGGAGCAGCTATTCAAGCGCGCCGCGGGGCTGGCGAAGGCGTTCGAGGATGCGGCGCATCGATTGGAGGGCGCGCGGCATGTGGTGGACGTGCGGAATCTGGGGCTGGTCGCCGGCATAGAGCTTACGCCCAGGCCTGGCGCACCGGGGGCACGTGCGGCGGAGGTTTTTGCGAAGTGCTTCGACCAGGGGTTGATGGTGCGCTATACCGGCGATATCCTGGCGATCTCTCCGCCGCTGATTATCGAGGAAGGCCAGATCGCGGAGATATTCGGGAAGATCGGGGATGTATTGAAGACGGTGGATTGA
- a CDS encoding SCO family protein, with protein MKLLLAVLVVAMLGIGALWAQTDGFTALTTEAARRADIARHPRALPDAALLTRSGERVSLEDDLRNDGRVAVVNFMYTRCFSICLAMGGEFQQLQEAIRQRGLADRVRIVSLSFDPADTPGDLSRYAARMRADPGIWQFAAMADADQRRALLDAFGIVVVPAPLGQYEHNAAYHVVTPEGRLARIVDIGDAAGLLDDVSARVTGERAAR; from the coding sequence ATGAAACTGCTTCTGGCCGTGCTGGTGGTCGCGATGCTGGGCATCGGCGCCCTGTGGGCCCAGACCGACGGCTTTACCGCGCTGACCACCGAAGCGGCGCGGCGCGCCGACATTGCGCGGCATCCCAGGGCGCTGCCCGACGCGGCGCTGCTGACCCGTTCCGGCGAGCGTGTTTCGCTTGAAGATGATCTGCGCAACGATGGACGCGTGGCGGTCGTCAACTTCATGTATACGCGGTGTTTCTCGATTTGCCTGGCCATGGGGGGCGAATTCCAGCAGCTTCAGGAGGCCATCCGGCAGCGCGGACTGGCGGACCGCGTCCGCATCGTCAGCCTTAGTTTCGACCCCGCCGATACGCCTGGCGACCTGTCCCGGTACGCGGCCCGCATGCGGGCGGACCCGGGCATCTGGCAGTTTGCCGCCATGGCCGATGCGGACCAACGCAGGGCGCTGCTGGATGCCTTCGGCATCGTGGTGGTGCCGGCCCCCCTGGGCCAGTATGAACATAATGCCGCCTACCATGTCGTGACGCCCGAGGGGCGGCTGGCGCGCATCGTGGATATCGGCGATGCCGCCGGCTTGCTGGACGATGTGTCGGCCAGGGTGACGGGCGAAAGGGCGGCGCGATGA
- a CDS encoding OsmC family protein: MESTIDWGGPEGMLFVARTGSGHVTAMDGAPDGGGNNLAPRPMEMLLTGAGGCAAYDVVLILKRGRHVVTGCQAKLTAERAATDPKVFTKIHFAFTVTGKGLPTAAVERAVQLSHEKYCSASAMLAKTADITHSVTVVEA, encoded by the coding sequence ATGGAAAGCACGATAGACTGGGGCGGCCCCGAAGGCATGCTGTTTGTGGCGCGTACGGGCAGCGGCCACGTGACGGCCATGGATGGGGCCCCGGACGGCGGCGGCAACAATCTGGCGCCCCGCCCCATGGAGATGCTGCTGACCGGCGCGGGCGGCTGCGCCGCGTACGATGTGGTGCTCATCCTGAAGCGCGGCCGCCATGTGGTAACGGGCTGCCAGGCCAAGCTGACCGCCGAGCGGGCGGCGACCGACCCAAAGGTCTTCACCAAGATCCATTTCGCCTTCACGGTCACGGGCAAGGGCCTGCCCACCGCCGCGGTGGAACGCGCCGTGCAGCTCTCGCACGAGAAATACTGCTCGGCCAGCGCCATGCTGGCCAAGACCGCCGACATCACGCATTCGGTCACCGTCGTCGAAGCCTAG
- a CDS encoding SDR family NAD(P)-dependent oxidoreductase → MNISGKRILITGGTSGIGYALAQALLAKGAKVAISGRRPNVVATAAQALQESGSVVHGIAADVSTPEGRAATINEAVDALGGLDILVNNAGGVRAGRLENTEEAELQAMIDVNLVGPIMLTRSAMPALRASGEAMVVNVSSGIALVGAPFYATYAAVKAGIARFGESLRRELKGEGVHVLTVYPGGTDTPMMKSNRAGPELGFSREPASAVADAIVAGMESEAFEVIRGGDTRAQMIALNRDNPAAIDERFLGLKPALEDAIKDHSAL, encoded by the coding sequence ATGAACATCAGCGGTAAACGTATCCTTATCACCGGAGGGACCAGCGGCATTGGCTACGCGCTGGCCCAGGCGCTGCTTGCCAAAGGCGCAAAGGTCGCTATCAGCGGCCGTCGTCCCAATGTTGTCGCAACAGCAGCCCAGGCGCTTCAAGAAAGTGGTTCCGTCGTCCACGGTATCGCCGCCGATGTGTCAACACCGGAAGGGCGTGCGGCCACGATCAATGAAGCCGTGGATGCATTAGGCGGGCTTGATATCCTGGTCAACAACGCGGGAGGCGTCAGGGCGGGCAGGCTGGAGAACACCGAAGAAGCCGAGCTCCAGGCCATGATAGACGTCAATCTCGTGGGGCCGATCATGCTGACGCGTTCCGCCATGCCGGCGCTGCGTGCCAGCGGCGAAGCAATGGTCGTGAATGTGTCGTCCGGGATCGCCTTGGTGGGAGCGCCTTTCTACGCAACCTACGCCGCCGTCAAGGCCGGCATCGCTCGTTTTGGCGAATCGTTGCGGCGCGAGCTTAAAGGTGAAGGCGTGCACGTGCTGACCGTTTATCCGGGCGGCACAGACACGCCGATGATGAAGTCCAACCGGGCAGGCCCCGAGCTGGGCTTCTCGCGTGAGCCGGCCTCCGCAGTCGCCGATGCCATTGTCGCCGGGATGGAGTCCGAAGCCTTCGAGGTCATCCGGGGCGGCGATACCCGGGCACAGATGATCGCCCTGAACCGCGACAACCCGGCGGCCATCGACGAGCGCTTTCTCGGATTGAAGCCGGCACTGGAGGATGCAATAAAGGACCATTCGGCACTTTGA
- a CDS encoding cbb3-type cytochrome c oxidase subunit II produces MENEYKLLSGAMVTLALATATLVVVPYMQLSDTQPSEGLKPYTSAQLRGRQQYIDNGCVYCHTQQPRAQSQAPDFKRGWGRAPVAGDYYYDHPHLLGTMRTGPDLLNIGARQPSADWNLGHLYQPRAYTPGSIMPSYPYLFEVKDKADKGDKVVNLPPGYAPVGQVVVARPEALDLVEYLLALDRTYPVKPPPEAAR; encoded by the coding sequence ATGGAAAACGAATACAAACTGCTGAGCGGCGCCATGGTGACCCTGGCCCTGGCGACAGCCACCCTCGTTGTCGTTCCATACATGCAGCTGTCCGACACGCAGCCTTCCGAAGGGTTGAAGCCTTATACCTCGGCGCAGTTGCGCGGCCGGCAGCAGTACATCGACAACGGCTGCGTCTACTGCCACACCCAGCAGCCACGCGCGCAGTCGCAGGCGCCCGATTTCAAACGGGGCTGGGGCCGCGCGCCGGTGGCGGGCGACTATTACTACGACCATCCCCATCTGCTGGGCACCATGCGCACCGGTCCGGACCTGCTGAATATCGGCGCGCGGCAGCCCAGCGCCGACTGGAACCTGGGCCATCTGTACCAGCCCCGCGCCTACACGCCGGGCAGCATCATGCCGTCCTATCCCTATTTGTTCGAGGTCAAGGACAAGGCCGACAAGGGCGACAAGGTGGTGAACCTGCCGCCGGGCTATGCGCCGGTGGGGCAGGTGGTCGTGGCGCGCCCCGAGGCGTTGGACCTGGTGGAATACCTGCTGGCGCTGGATCGCACGTATCCGGTCAAGCCGCCTCCCGAGGCCGCCCGATAG